The proteins below are encoded in one region of Acidobacteriota bacterium:
- a CDS encoding serine/threonine-protein kinase encodes MNDFSGSTRVDEVLDQALALPPEQRAAFVAEAAGADEALRAAVERVLAETDRTDGFLAPGGALTGPVFDSWCERFVSDADSATLQPGARVGPYEVVERIGRGGMGEVYRARDGRLGREVALKVLPSSVANDPARLARFEREARVLASLSHPAIAAIYHLDETSDVKALVLELVEGPTLADRLAEGPLALADTLSIGRRITEALEAAHERGIVHRDLKPANIKISPEAGVKVLDFGLARAFDVDGGPQPLPALASLTEAGQPGAIVGTAAYMSPEQARGQRVDHRTDIWAFGCVLYEMLTGRRAFSGESATEVIARVLERDPDLDRLPPGTPASVRRLLRRAFEKDPARRLRHIADARLEIDEATGDAVGPDRTEGPGASVERRRLARGVSSIWPVAAALVVGMGVAGAWFLWTRPPAAPQPIARLAVPVPPGDEVVAGQMPSVAVSPDGRHVVYRARRDGTIRLFLRSLDHDAPMAIPGSEEAASPFFSPDGRWIGFDRDGVIMKAPLDGGPPARIADLPGGFTAAWRDDGTIVVASAQRRGLLAVSDAGGPLEPFSVPDDTASATTYAFPETVPRTDAVLLTVGTQDSTRIAVLQPGAASPRVLLEGSQPRLVDSGRLVFVRNGALWAVGFDTRRLAPWGQPVTVQTAVRPTSTGGGHFSVGRDGTLVFLPARATAPARTLRWVAHGGAQTPLDLEARAYSRATLSPEGDRIAFSVSEGGNQDIWIHDLRRGTTTRVTFDPAVDTAPLWSPDGRSVVFRSDRADGGLFLASPDASMSMTRLTAADGAFLTPYSFTPDGRTLLFSAFRTYREQGIGAVDLDRPGEARTVLDGPFAELRPQLSPDGRWMAYQSDESGQFEVYVRPYPNVTDRRWTISSGGGTSPVWSRDGRTLYYYNGRAIAGVDVDTAATGLVAGSPRTIAEVALFSERLGPVFDLAPDGRRFLVVLDEDEARRAAQGQVMLVRHWE; translated from the coding sequence GTGAACGATTTCAGCGGCTCGACGCGCGTCGACGAGGTGCTCGATCAGGCTCTGGCATTGCCACCGGAGCAGCGGGCGGCCTTCGTGGCCGAGGCCGCGGGTGCCGACGAGGCCCTGCGCGCCGCCGTCGAGCGCGTCCTTGCCGAGACCGACCGCACCGACGGGTTCCTGGCGCCTGGTGGGGCACTGACCGGCCCGGTCTTCGATTCGTGGTGCGAGCGTTTCGTCAGTGACGCCGATAGCGCGACGCTCCAGCCCGGAGCGCGGGTTGGGCCGTACGAGGTCGTCGAGCGGATCGGCCGTGGGGGGATGGGCGAGGTCTACAGGGCCCGAGACGGCCGGTTGGGCCGCGAGGTCGCCTTGAAGGTCTTGCCCTCGTCGGTCGCCAACGACCCGGCACGCCTGGCGCGCTTCGAGCGCGAGGCGCGCGTGCTCGCCTCGCTCAGCCATCCCGCCATCGCCGCCATCTACCATCTCGATGAGACGTCCGACGTCAAGGCGCTCGTGCTCGAGCTCGTCGAGGGGCCGACGTTGGCCGATCGTCTCGCGGAAGGGCCGCTGGCCCTTGCCGACACGCTCTCGATCGGCCGTCGGATCACCGAGGCGCTCGAGGCCGCGCACGAGCGGGGCATCGTCCATCGCGACCTCAAGCCGGCCAACATCAAGATCTCGCCGGAGGCCGGGGTCAAGGTGCTCGACTTCGGCCTGGCCCGGGCGTTCGATGTCGATGGCGGGCCCCAGCCGCTGCCGGCGTTGGCCTCGCTCACAGAGGCGGGGCAGCCCGGGGCGATTGTCGGCACTGCGGCCTACATGAGTCCCGAGCAGGCGCGCGGCCAGCGGGTCGACCACCGGACCGACATCTGGGCGTTCGGGTGCGTGCTCTACGAGATGCTGACCGGGCGCCGCGCGTTCTCTGGCGAATCGGCCACCGAAGTGATTGCCCGGGTGCTCGAGCGCGATCCCGATCTCGACCGGTTGCCGCCCGGCACACCGGCGTCGGTTCGACGCCTGCTTCGACGGGCGTTCGAAAAGGACCCGGCCAGACGCCTGCGTCACATCGCCGATGCCCGTCTCGAGATTGACGAGGCCACCGGCGACGCTGTCGGGCCGGATCGCACGGAGGGCCCCGGGGCGTCCGTCGAACGTCGCCGGCTCGCGCGCGGTGTCTCGTCGATCTGGCCCGTCGCGGCGGCGCTCGTCGTGGGCATGGGTGTCGCCGGGGCCTGGTTCCTGTGGACCCGTCCGCCCGCCGCGCCGCAGCCGATCGCACGACTCGCCGTGCCGGTTCCGCCCGGCGATGAGGTCGTTGCCGGGCAGATGCCGTCGGTGGCGGTCTCACCCGATGGGCGTCACGTGGTCTACCGGGCGCGGCGCGACGGCACCATCCGTCTGTTCCTCCGTTCGCTCGACCACGACGCGCCGATGGCGATTCCGGGGTCTGAAGAAGCCGCCTCGCCGTTCTTCTCGCCCGACGGGCGCTGGATCGGGTTCGACCGTGACGGCGTGATCATGAAGGCGCCGCTCGATGGCGGGCCGCCCGCGAGGATCGCCGACCTGCCCGGCGGATTCACTGCCGCCTGGCGCGACGATGGCACCATCGTCGTGGCGAGCGCACAACGCCGGGGTCTGCTGGCCGTGTCCGACGCGGGAGGCCCCCTCGAGCCGTTCAGCGTCCCCGACGACACTGCGTCAGCCACGACGTACGCGTTCCCGGAAACCGTGCCTCGCACCGACGCCGTGCTCCTCACCGTAGGCACGCAGGATTCGACCCGTATCGCCGTGCTCCAGCCGGGCGCTGCTTCGCCGCGCGTCCTGCTCGAGGGCAGCCAGCCACGGCTCGTCGACTCCGGCCGGTTGGTGTTCGTGCGAAACGGCGCCCTGTGGGCGGTTGGCTTCGACACACGCCGTCTGGCGCCCTGGGGCCAGCCGGTGACGGTGCAGACGGCCGTGCGACCCACGAGCACGGGCGGAGGGCATTTCTCCGTGGGCCGGGACGGCACGCTCGTCTTCCTGCCCGCGCGGGCGACGGCACCGGCCCGCACGCTGCGGTGGGTCGCCCACGGGGGCGCGCAGACGCCGCTCGATCTCGAGGCACGGGCGTACTCGCGCGCCACGTTGTCGCCAGAGGGCGACCGGATCGCCTTCTCGGTGTCCGAGGGCGGCAACCAGGACATCTGGATCCACGATCTGCGCCGGGGCACGACGACGCGCGTGACCTTCGATCCGGCGGTCGACACCGCCCCGCTATGGTCGCCCGACGGCCGGTCGGTGGTCTTCCGATCCGACCGAGCAGACGGCGGGTTGTTCCTGGCATCACCCGATGCCTCGATGAGCATGACCCGCCTCACGGCCGCCGACGGCGCCTTCCTGACACCCTACAGCTTCACGCCCGACGGTCGCACGCTGCTCTTCAGCGCGTTCCGGACGTACCGCGAACAGGGCATCGGTGCCGTCGATCTCGATCGCCCGGGAGAGGCACGGACGGTGCTCGATGGTCCGTTCGCCGAGTTGCGGCCACAGCTCTCACCCGACGGCCGCTGGATGGCGTATCAATCCGACGAGTCTGGGCAGTTCGAGGTCTACGTGCGGCCGTACCCGAACGTCACCGACCGGCGCTGGACCATCTCGTCGGGTGGAGGGACCTCGCCGGTCTGGTCGCGGGACGGGCGCACTCTCTACTACTACAACGGTCGGGCGATCGCAGGCGTCGACGTCGACACCGCCGCCACGGGACTGGTGGCAGGGTCCCCTCGGACGATCGCCGAGGTGGCGCTGTTCTCCGAGCGACTCGGGCCGGTGTTCGACCTCGCGCCGGACGGCCGGAGGTTCCTGGTCGTGCTGGACGAGGACGAGGCGCGCCGCGCGGCGCAGGGCCAGGTGATGCTGGTGCGGCATTGGGAGTAG